A genomic region of Carettochelys insculpta isolate YL-2023 chromosome 7, ASM3395843v1, whole genome shotgun sequence contains the following coding sequences:
- the LOC142015875 gene encoding prolactin-releasing peptide receptor-like — protein sequence MIKPDNLSSLSFLSAIHSNTSNLFLGLQFVQSFKPLIIPCYSLVVFVGIIGNYILIYVICKTKKMHNVTNFLVGNLAFSDMLMCATCVPLTLAYAFEPRGWVYGRFMCYFVFLMQPVTVFVSVFTLTVIAVDRYYAMVYPLRRRLTVPICAYILAAIWLLSCMLAAPALVHTYHAEFPELDFSICEEFWFHMKRDHLTYAYSTLILTYVLPLIVISLSYLRISVKLKNRVVPGNITQGQAEWDRARRRKTFRLLVLVVAAFGVCWLPLHIFNMIKDMDINLIDKQYFNLIQLLCHWFAMMSACTNAFLYAWLHDSFRGELKKMFAWRKKKIGPSTNCIMASVML from the coding sequence ATGATTAAACCGGACAATTTAAGCTCCTTAAGCTTCCTCTCAGCAATTCATAGCAACACTAGCAATTTATTCTTGGGGCTCCAGTTTGTTCAGTCTTTCAAGCCTCTCATCATCCCGTGCTACTCCCTGGTGGTTTTTGTTGGCATCATTGGGAATTATATCCTCATTTATGTCATCTGCAAGACGAAAAAAATGCATAATGTCACCAACTTCCTGGTAGGCAACCTGGCTTTCTCAGACATGCTCATGTGTGCCACCTGCGTGCCTCTGACGCTGGCATATGCCTTTGAGCCCAGAGGATGGGTTTATGGACGCTTCATGTGTTATTTTGTGTTCTTAATGCAACCAGTCACTGTGTTTGTGTCTGTCTTCACCCTGACTGTCATAGCTGTGGACAGATACTATGCCATGGTGTATCCTCTCCGGAGGAGGCTCACTGTACCAATCTGTGCTTATATTCTGGCTGCTATTTGGCTGCTGAGTTGCATGTTGGCAGCACCGGCCTTGGTCCACACTTATCATGCAGagttcccagaactggacttCTCCATCTGTGAAGAGTTTTGGTTTCATATGAAGAGGGACCACTTAACTTATGCCTACAGCACTCTCATCCTCACTTACGTCCTGCCTTTAATAGTCATCTCCTTGTCCTATCTGCGGATCTCTGTCAAACTGAAAAATCGAGTAGTTCCGGGAAACATCACCCAGGGCCAAGCTGAGTGGGACAGGGCAAGGAGGAGGAAAACCTTTCGCTTGCTGGTCCTGGTGGTGGCTGCCTTTGGcgtctgctggctccctctgcacATCTTTAACATGATAAAAGACATGGATATTAACCTAATTGATAAACAGTATTTCAACCTCATCCAGCTGCTGTGCCACTGGTTTGCAATGATGTCTGCCTGCACCAATGCCTTCCTTTATGCCTGGCTACATGACAGCTTCCGGGGGGAATTGAAGAAGATGTTTGCCTGGCGGAAGAAGAAAATTGGACCCTCCACTAACTGCATTATGGCCAGTGTGATGCTATAG